From one Streptomyces sp. NBC_01478 genomic stretch:
- a CDS encoding HAD-IA family hydrolase → MTDTTDTTDGTELVCRAVLFDLDGVLVASGTVVERSWTEWARRQGLAPERVLAACHGKRSKDVVAALAPHLDAPAEASRLEAVQAADADGLTRCTGAEAVLAALAGVAWAVVTSGTRALATSRLRGVGLPVPDVLVTADDVSSGKPAPDGYLTAAAALGARAADCVVVEDARPGVTAARAAGMAVVGIRGPALGPEEELDRVVDSVGDLAPRVRAQRIVLLGRAPVTRPKEAS, encoded by the coding sequence GAACTGGTCTGCCGCGCCGTGCTGTTCGACCTGGACGGTGTCCTGGTCGCGTCGGGAACGGTGGTGGAGCGCTCCTGGACCGAGTGGGCCCGCCGCCAGGGCCTGGCACCGGAGCGGGTGCTGGCCGCCTGTCACGGCAAGCGGTCGAAGGACGTCGTCGCCGCCCTCGCGCCCCACCTGGACGCGCCGGCGGAGGCCTCGCGGCTGGAGGCCGTACAAGCGGCCGACGCCGACGGCCTCACCCGGTGCACGGGCGCCGAGGCCGTGCTCGCCGCCCTCGCGGGGGTGGCCTGGGCGGTGGTCACCTCGGGCACCAGGGCCCTGGCCACGTCCCGGCTGCGCGGTGTCGGGCTTCCGGTGCCGGACGTGCTGGTCACCGCCGACGACGTCAGCAGCGGCAAGCCCGCGCCGGACGGCTATCTGACGGCGGCCGCCGCGCTCGGGGCCCGGGCCGCGGACTGCGTGGTCGTGGAGGACGCGCGGCCGGGGGTCACCGCCGCGCGCGCCGCCGGCATGGCCGTCGTGGGGATACGGGGTCCGGCGCTCGGCCCGGAGGAAGAGCTGGACCGGGTCGTCGACAGCGTCGGGGACCTCGCGCCCCGGGTCCGCGCCCAGCGCATCGTCCTGCTGGGCCGCGCCCCCGTCACCCGTCCGAAGGAGGCGTCATGA